CGGCCATCACCTCGGTGGGCCCGGCGCACCTTTCCGGTTTGAAGACGGTGGCCGGAGTGGCGCGGGAGAAGGGTGCGATCTTCCGCGGCCTGGGGGCGCACGGCACCGCCGTGGTCAATCTCGACGACGCCCGGGTGGTGCGCCAGAGCCGCGCGTTCCAGGGGCGCGTGGTGACCTATGGCACGGGCGGCCACGTGCGCGGCGAAGACCCGGAGATGCTTGCCGGCGGGCGCCTGCGCTTCAACCTGCGCGTGGGCCGGCTGCGGGAGCCGGTGCGCCTGCGCCTGTGCGGGCTGCACAACGTGCGCAACGCGGTGGGCGCCGCGGCCATGGCACACGCCTTCGGAGTGGACCCGGCGGCCATCCGCAAGGGACTCCAGGCGGTGCGGCCCGTGCCCATGCGCATGGAAGTCGAGCGCTGGCGCGGCATCGGCATCATCAACGACGCCTACAACGCCAATCCGGCCTCCATGGAGGCGGCCTTGGCCGCGCTGCGCGGGATTCCGGCGCGGGGGCGGCGCGTGGCGGTCCTGGGAGACATGTTGGAGATGGGCGAAAACGAGAGCGCGTGCCACCGCGAGTTGGGCGAGACCGCGGCGCGCAGCGGCCTCGACGCCCTCTACGTGCTGGGCCGCTTCGCCCGCGAGATCCGCCACGGCGCCGTCGGCGCCGGCATGGAGCGGTCGGCGGTGCGCGTGGCGCGCGCCCACCAACCCTTGGGGAAGGAGTTGCGCGGCGTGCTGCGCAAGGGCGACTGGGTGTTGCTCAAGGGCTCGCGCGGCGCGGCCATGGAACAGGTGCTGGCGGCCATGAAGGATGGAGGAGCCTGACCCGTGCTGTACCTGCTGCTCTATCCGCTGCATTCCACGTTCCCGGTGCTGAACGTGTTCCGCTACATCACGTTCCGCGCGGCGCTGGCGGCGCTCCTGTCGCTGCTGCTCTCCTTCGTCATCGGCCCCTGGCTCATCCGCTCCCTCAAGCGCTGGCAGATCGGCCAGCACATTCGCGAGGACGGCCCCGCGCACCATGCCGGCAAGGCCGGCACTCCCACCATGGGGGGCACCCTGATCGTCCTGTCCCTGACGCTGTCCACGCTGCTGGTGGCGGACGTCACCAACGTGTACGTCTTGCTGGCCCTGGTCGTGACCGTGGCGTTCGCCGCCATCGGTCTCGTCGACGACTGGCTCAAGCTCAGGAGCCGCAGCAGCCGCGGGCTGTCCATGTGGAGCAAGCTCGTGCCCCAGACCGCCGTGGCCGCGGCGGCGGTGGCGGTGCTGCTGGCGCAGCCCGACTTCAACAGCACGGTGGCGGTGCCGTTCTTCAAGAACGTGCAACCGGACCTGGGGCTCTGGTACGTGCCCTTCGCGGTGGTGGTGGTGGTGGGCGCCTCCAACGCGGTGAACCTGACCGACGGCCTCGACGGCCTCGCCATCGGCCCGGTGATGACCGCCGCCGCCGCCTACGCGATCATCGTCTACCTCGCGGGCCACGTGAAGTTCGCCGAGTACCTGCAGATTCCCTACGTGTCCCGGGTGGGCGAGTTGACGGTGTTCTGCGCCGCGGTGGTGGCGGCGGGCATGGGTTTCCTGTGGTTCAACACCTATCCCGCGCAGATTTTCATGGGCGACGTCGGCAGCTTGGGCCTCGGAGCCGCCCTCGGGATCGTGGCGGTCATCAGCAAGAACGAGATCCTGCTGGTCTTGGTGGGCGGGGTCTTCGTGGTGGAGGCGGTGTCCGTGATCGTACAGGTGGCGTCGTTCAAGACGCGCGGCAAACGGGTCTTCCGCATGGCGCCGATCCACCATCACTACGAGCTCAAGGGTTGGCCGGAACCGCAGATCATCGTGCGGTTCTGGATCGTGTCGATCATTTGCGCGCT
This is a stretch of genomic DNA from Deltaproteobacteria bacterium. It encodes these proteins:
- a CDS encoding UDP-N-acetylmuramoyl-tripeptide--D-alanyl-D-alanine ligase, with the translated sequence MDWSIEELARAAGGTIVQRGAALRVGEICTDSRRVARNGVFVALRGELHDGHAFVTEAARRGSGCVIVQENVVPASEVAVIRVRDTLRALGDVARFHRRRLAPRVLAITGSNGKTTTKEMLFSILQRARLDDRPLRGRVLKTEGNYNNLVGLPLTLLRLGERERVAVVELGTNRPGEIRRLTAIAEPEVAAITSVGPAHLSGLKTVAGVAREKGAIFRGLGAHGTAVVNLDDARVVRQSRAFQGRVVTYGTGGHVRGEDPEMLAGGRLRFNLRVGRLREPVRLRLCGLHNVRNAVGAAAMAHAFGVDPAAIRKGLQAVRPVPMRMEVERWRGIGIINDAYNANPASMEAALAALRGIPARGRRVAVLGDMLEMGENESACHRELGETAARSGLDALYVLGRFAREIRHGAVGAGMERSAVRVARAHQPLGKELRGVLRKGDWVLLKGSRGAAMEQVLAAMKDGGA
- the mraY gene encoding phospho-N-acetylmuramoyl-pentapeptide-transferase, with the translated sequence MLYLLLYPLHSTFPVLNVFRYITFRAALAALLSLLLSFVIGPWLIRSLKRWQIGQHIREDGPAHHAGKAGTPTMGGTLIVLSLTLSTLLVADVTNVYVLLALVVTVAFAAIGLVDDWLKLRSRSSRGLSMWSKLVPQTAVAAAAVAVLLAQPDFNSTVAVPFFKNVQPDLGLWYVPFAVVVVVGASNAVNLTDGLDGLAIGPVMTAAAAYAIIVYLAGHVKFAEYLQIPYVSRVGELTVFCAAVVAAGMGFLWFNTYPAQIFMGDVGSLGLGAALGIVAVISKNEILLVLVGGVFVVEAVSVIVQVASFKTRGKRVFRMAPIHHHYELKGWPEPQIIVRFWIVSIICALFALSTLKLR